The Synechococcus sp. WH 8101 sequence ACCAGGCCCACCACTGGGTGTGCCGGGAGCGTAGAGGCGATGGCAGCAAGGACAGACTGATCAACAGTGCCGCCGCCGGCGTGGCCGGCAACCAATAACTGGGCAATTTGGTGGCCGCCGTGGTGAACAACAGCAGCACCGCCAGGAGCCAACAGGCGGCGAAAACCTGGAGCGACTCGTCTCGATCACCGGGCGCTGACCAACGGCCAGCGCCTCTTGCCACCTGAAGCAGACCCAGTGCCAGCAAAGGCGTGAACGGCAGCGCCGCCACCAGCATCACCGGGCCGAAAAACCACCAGGGCTGCAGATGGTTGTTCACCACGGAGGTGAACCGCTGCAGATTGTGATAGCCAAAAAAACTGTTCCAAAAAGGTTCTCCTTCCACCAGCAATTCAGCGGCATACCAGGGCAGGCTCACCAGAGCCGTGAGCGCCAGGCCGCGAAGCGGTCGCAGATGGCTCCAGAGCCCGACAACATCCCGGCGGATGAAGCCGAACAACACCAAGGTGAGGCCAGTGAGCACCACCGCCACCGGTCCCTTGGCGAGCACAGCACAACCGAGCAGCAACCAGGCGATCCACCACTGGCGGCCGCCGGCGCGATCACAACGCCACTGACAGAGCAGGCTCAGGGCCAGGGTGCCGCAGAGAAGGGCATCACTGACGGCGGTGCGACTCCAGATCAGTACCAGAGGCGAGAGGGCAAAGGCCAGGGCTGTGGCGAGCGCCGTCCGACGGGGTGTGCCATCACCGCAGTGGGGATGGCGCATCACCGTGTCGCCAAGCATGAGCATCGCCGCCACCGTCGACAACGCCGAGGGCAGGCGAGCCGCCCAGGTGCCTAGGGGATCCCACTGCCCATGGCCGCGAATGACATAGCCCAGGCCCATGAGCCAGTAAACGAGCGGCGGTTTGTCGTAGCGCGGTAAGCCATTGACGCGCGGCGTGAGCCAATCACCGGTGCGCGCCATGGCCCGACCGGCAGCAGCGAACAATGGCGGGGTCTCATCCACCAGACCGGTGGCACCGAGCTGCCAGCAGCACACCAGCACTCCGAGGGCCAGAATCAGCAGCAGGCCTCGGCGCCGCTGCCTCGGGCTGAGCTGCTGCGCATGGTTTCGGCGGTCCGAAAGGGTCAGGGGCATGTGGAAATGCTGCCATCTCCGGGCGCCAGGCCCCGGGAGATCCACCGCTCCACCCGTTCAGCAAAGATCGCCTGGCTGGCATGGCACTCAACCCAGTGGCGACAGGCGTTGCGGTCGATCGCATCGAGCTGCTGCACCGCCGCCAGCAAACCATCACAGTCATCCGGAGGCACCAACCAACCGGTGACTCCGTGCTGCACCAGCTCGCCGGGGCCGCCACGGTCGTAGGCGATCACAGGCACACCGCAGGCCAGGGCCTCCACCACCACGTTGCCGTAGGCCTCATTCCATTTCGGGGTGTTGATGAGGGCCCGACAGCCCCCCAACTCCTTCTGCAGAGCCGTGGTGGGCAGAAAGCCGCGCCATTGGATCGTGCCTGCTGGAGCGGCGGCTTCCACCCGGGCGGCGTAAGCGGGATCCTCGACCAGCCCCCACACCAGGAGCGGCTCCCCGAGGCGAGCCGCGACCGACACGGCATCCTCAAGCCCCTTCTCGGGGGCGACACGGCCCGCCCAACCCAGGGGTCCACCGGTCTGCACCTGAAGGGCGTAGCGGCTGAGATCAAACCCATTCCCCACCACCACCGGGGGGTTTGGCAGACCGAAATCATCCGCCTGCCTTCGGCTATGAAACGCAAGGCGCCGCTGGTCCCAGCGGGCCAGATCCAGCAGCAACGCATCGATCACCCGCGCCACCGAGCCCATACTCACCAAATGAAAGATCGGCTGGTGCTGGCGGGGCGTCAGCCAGAGGGGGAGCCAGTCGTAGCCGAAATTGAGAACGGCATCGGCTGTGGATGCAAGGTC is a genomic window containing:
- a CDS encoding glycosyltransferase family 39 protein, with product MPLTLSDRRNHAQQLSPRQRRRGLLLILALGVLVCCWQLGATGLVDETPPLFAAAGRAMARTGDWLTPRVNGLPRYDKPPLVYWLMGLGYVIRGHGQWDPLGTWAARLPSALSTVAAMLMLGDTVMRHPHCGDGTPRRTALATALAFALSPLVLIWSRTAVSDALLCGTLALSLLCQWRCDRAGGRQWWIAWLLLGCAVLAKGPVAVVLTGLTLVLFGFIRRDVVGLWSHLRPLRGLALTALVSLPWYAAELLVEGEPFWNSFFGYHNLQRFTSVVNNHLQPWWFFGPVMLVAALPFTPLLALGLLQVARGAGRWSAPGDRDESLQVFAACWLLAVLLLFTTAATKLPSYWLPATPAAALLISLSLLPSPLRSRHTQWWAWFACAGLSAVLAVGLWLSHLWIPLIRDPEMPTLPTELLASGLVLRAAVCFSVAAVLGVVLAWRRQPDEGPATMLGMQGPLLLFQLVALVPMIDLGDRVRQQPVRQAAAEIVRQGQRAPAPSPQEPVAMVGVMKPSLHFYTDRVVVFEGRSKSALVNVAERLRSEQRRQWSGVPIERMPTALVVIDAGTAAQKHWQGLEPQLLGRYGIYRLWRLDRRRLEARAQQLQADGVRSDWRAPRPERY
- a CDS encoding glycosyltransferase; this encodes MASTPLDLVLVSTPIGYLGSGRGGGVELTITSLLRGLGQRGHHMHLVAPEGSRLPEGCEQVHLHPVAGEDQPSWQHADPDGPVLIPSQGVLPKLWERALDLASTADAVLNFGYDWLPLWLTPRQHQPIFHLVSMGSVARVIDALLLDLARWDQRRLAFHSRRQADDFGLPNPPVVVGNGFDLSRYALQVQTGGPLGWAGRVAPEKGLEDAVSVAARLGEPLLVWGLVEDPAYAARVEAAAPAGTIQWRGFLPTTALQKELGGCRALINTPKWNEAYGNVVVEALACGVPVIAYDRGGPGELVQHGVTGWLVPPDDCDGLLAAVQQLDAIDRNACRHWVECHASQAIFAERVERWISRGLAPGDGSISTCP